One stretch of Prunus dulcis unplaced genomic scaffold, ALMONDv2, whole genome shotgun sequence DNA includes these proteins:
- the LOC117613378 gene encoding uncharacterized protein LOC117613378, producing the protein MSESDQEQSSPEPLSPRTAAVRAGLRRNYSSSSAESKSYESEGSSNMAEIPNNNNDEGGGALVVQPRKPLREFSIPKVTDQPSCIVYPQLTVDRFELKSGMIHLLPTYYGNTTEDPYMHIKQFFEICATIKIQNLDDEQIKMRLFPFSLKDKAKSWLYSLPNASIHTWEELSNKFLQKFFPAQKTNKIRKEILGFTQKEGEAFHECWERYKEMISSCPHHNIESWMQMQSFYEGLLDSERMMVDATSGEGLMNKTADEAFTLFESLSANSQQWSHNKGRGAPMKAVVSEVSTNNEIAAKLDVMCSLLQQAVTGPLGNKVEVQDQSFAEHMLEQANALQARNPQNDPYSNTYNPGWRNHPNFRWNNNPNVQQSQGPPPGFQTQQRQFQQAPQQVQEQRGDQMGELQDMFKKFMGQQMQTNQNLQNAVNKLEVQVGQIASSMSNRASGTFPSQTEVNPRHQEHAKAVHILRSGKQVDNKVGDANEEQKDGENVEIIQPPHGQPTASNKQSINAPGKSTGPKVSSNANQVPISTNAFRPIAPFPSRLSKSKKDQGLDEIMETFKKVQINIPLLNAIAQIPKYAKILKDLCTNKRRFKEHEQVALSEEVSAVLQRKLPPKLKDPGSFSIPCIVGDFKIPKALLDLGASINLMPYHVYEKLNLGELQATTVSIQLADRTIRYPKGILEDVLVNVEGLILPADFLVLEMEEAPILDNELPLIFGRPFMATAKTKIDVEQGTLTMTVNGETVAFKVFDALKPNVVQDCFQIEVFGNPGKERFDGLPYSVESCLLKKGDKEEQGAAHMFNAPIPTHKKGLPKFGNVNIPIIPTIH; encoded by the coding sequence ATGTCCGAATCTGACCAGGAGCAAAGTTCTCCTGAGCCACTTTCACCAAGAACCGCTGCTGTACGTGCTGGTTTGAGGAGGAATTATAGTTCTTCAAGCGCTGAATCTAAAAGTTACGAATCTGAAGGTTCAAGCAACATGGCAGAGATTCCGAACAACAACAATGATGAAGGAGGTGGTGCGCTTGTTGTCCAACCAAGAAAACCCCTGCGTGAGTTTTCCATTCCCAAAGTCACCGATCAACCTTCGTGCATTGTCTATCCTCAACTCACAGTTGACAGGTTTGAGCTTAAAAGTGGTAtgattcatcttcttccaacttattaTGGTAATACCACTGAGGATCCTTATATGCATATTAAGCAATTCTTTGAAATATGTGCTacgatcaaaattcaaaaccttgATGATGAGCAAATTAAGATGAGGCTATTCCCATTCAGTTTAAAAGATAAAGCTAAGTCTTGGTTATACTCTTTGCCTAATGCTTCAATTCATACTTGGGAAGAGCTTTCTAATAAGTTTTTGCAGAAATTCTTTCCGGCTCAAAAGACTAACAAGATTAGAAAGGAAATTCTTGGTTTCACACAAAAGGAAGGAGAAGCTtttcatgaatgttgggagagGTACAAGGAGATGATAAGTTCTTGCCCACACCACAACATAGAGAGTTGGATGCAAATGCAATCTTTCTATGAAGGTTTGCTAGATTCCGAAAGGATGATGGTAGATGCAACAAGTGGAGAAGGACTGATGAACAAAACAGCAGATGAGGCTTTTACTCTCTTTGAATCCTTGAGTGCTAACTCTCAACAATGGAGCCACAATAAAGGAAGAGGAGCTCCTATGAAAGCTGTGGTCTCTGAGGTAAGTACAAATAATGAGATTGCTGCAAAACTTGATGTTATGTGTTCTTTGCTTCAACAGGCAGTGACTGGCCCTCTAGGAAACAAAGTGGAAGTTCAAGACCAATCTTTTGCTGAGCACATGCTAGAACAAGCAAATGCCCTTCAAGCAAGGAATCCTCAAAATGATCCTTATTCAAACACGTACAATCCGGGATGGAGAAATCATCCTAATTTCAGGTGGAACAACAATCCAAATGTGCAACAATCTCAAGGACCCCCCCCAGGATTCCAAACACAACAAAGGCAATTCCAGCAAGCTCCCCAACAAGTGCAAGAGCAAAGGGGTGATCAAATGGGAGAATTGCAAGACATGTTCAAGAAGTTCATGGGGCAACAAATGCAAACCAATCAGAACCTTCAAAATGCAGTGAACAAACTAGAAGTGCAAGTTGGGCAGATTGCATCCTCCATGAGCAATAGAGCATCTGGAACTTTCCCAAGCCAAACGGAGGTGAATCCAAGGCATCAAGAGCATGCTAAAGCAGTACACATCTTGAGAAGTGGTAAACAAGTTGATAATAAGGTTGGAGATGCCAATGAAGAGCAAAAAGATGGAGAAAACGTGGAGATCATTCAGCCACCACATGGGCAGCCCACAGCTTCCAACAAACAGTCCATCAATGCTCCTGGAAAGAGCACAGGCCCTAAGGTATCATCTAATGCTAATCAAgttccaatttcaactaatgCTTTTAGGCCTATTGCACCCTTTCCCAGCAGGTTATCAAAGTCAAAGAAAGATCAAGGCTTGGATGAGATAATGGAAACATTCAAAAAGGTGCAAATCAACATCCCATTGCTCAATGCTATtgctcagattccaaagtaTGCAAAAATTTTGAAGGATCTATGCACTAACAAGAGGAGATTCAAAGAGCATGAACAAGTTGCATTGAGTGAAGAGGTAAGTGCAGTCTTACAAAGAAAGCTACCTCCAAAGCTAAAGGATCCAGGTTCGTTTTCTATACCTTGCATTGTTGGTGATTTCAAGATTCCAAAAGCTTTGCTTGATCTCGGTGCATCCATTAACCTTATGCCATATCATGTTTATGAGAAACTTAACCTTGGTGAGTTGCAAGCCACAACTGTGAGCATTCAATTGGCAGATAGAACTATTCGGTACCCCAAGGGCATTCTAGAAGACGTTTTGGTGAACGTAGAAGGTTTAATCTTGCCAGCTGATTTCTTAGTCTTGGAGATGGAAGAAGCACCAATTCTTGACAATGAATTGCCCCTTATCTTTGGCCGACCCTTCATGGCTACTGCTAAGACCAAGATTGATGTAGAGCAAGGCACTCTCACCATGACCGTTAATGGAGAAACTGTTGCCTTCAAAGTGTTTGATGCCCTGAAGCCAAATGTTGTACAAGattgttttcaaattgaagTATTTGGTAATCCAGGGAAAGAGAGATTTGATGGCCTTCCTTATTCAGTAGAATCATGCTTGCTGAAAAAAGGAGACAAGGAGGAGCAGGGGGCAGCCCACATGTTCAATGCTCCAATTCCCACACACAAGAAGGGGCTGCCCAAATTTGGAAATGTGAATATTCCAATCATTCCTACAATTCATT